The Candidatus Vesicomyosocius sp. SY067_SCS001 genome includes a window with the following:
- the grpE gene encoding nucleotide exchange factor GrpE, protein MTKKKSEKKNQKKPSVEKKDIEATTKVDLQPPQDNDLQEQLAQAQQSAKDNWDQLLRSRAEMENLKRRNTKDIENAHKFALDSFVRALLEVKDSLSMSIKTAQEEKATVNHIVEGLEMTDKVFLSTLKKFGVEMINPEGETFNPQLHEAVTMIPMTDKDPNSVLEVVQFGFTLNERLVRPAMVVVVQ, encoded by the coding sequence ATGACAAAAAAGAAATCAGAAAAAAAGAATCAGAAAAAACCTTCAGTAGAAAAAAAAGATATTGAAGCCACTACTAAAGTTGACTTGCAACCACCTCAAGATAATGATTTACAAGAACAACTAGCCCAAGCTCAGCAATCTGCTAAGGATAATTGGGATCAACTTTTAAGGTCTCGAGCAGAAATGGAAAACCTTAAACGCCGGAATACTAAAGATATCGAAAATGCACACAAATTTGCATTAGATAGTTTCGTCAGAGCATTACTTGAAGTAAAAGACTCACTAAGCATGAGTATTAAAACTGCACAAGAAGAAAAAGCAACTGTTAACCATATTGTGGAAGGATTAGAAATGACTGATAAAGTTTTTTTATCAACTCTAAAAAAATTTGGTGTAGAAATGATTAATCCTGAAGGCGAAACCTTTAATCCACAATTGCACGAAGCTGTTACCATGATACCCATGACAGACAAAGACCCTAATTCTGTTTTAGAAGTCGTACAATTTGGATTTACTTTAAATGAACGCTTAGTTCGCCCAGCAATGGTAGTTGTTGTTCAATAA
- the dsbD gene encoding protein-disulfide reductase DsbD, with protein sequence MKRLLLSLILILSTFLLAQVENDLLPVNKAFIFKAEVVNNKILLNWKIKKNYFLYKEKIKISANFSAQLGKAKFPKTKIRNDEFFGKIGIYRDNTIVVVPILKGRAKSILLTVNYQGCSDLGVCYPPITKSVVLDISSIHSTSLDNNSFNLLSQVTNKIQSLVKSSIPTSDKPLSVNNAFKFSVIAINDNTLLAKWDIHQEYYLYHNKFLFDIKGAKFGNIVISKGKIKNDKFLGKTEVHKDVLEIEIPLTDINTKLITLIIKYQGCWEGGVCFSPQEKTVNIMLPSQTNNPKINSLSEKKSIYTPNIIQIELNKTDQITALFQQENILLILTSFFSFGLLLSLTPCVFPMIPILSGIIVGQKEKVSTKKALIMSIVFVLSMSIAYSIVGVFAGYFGENLQVLFQAPWVLSIFSVIFVTLAFSMFGYYEIQLPTSLQEKITKINNNQEGGHLISVAIMGFLSALIIGPCVTPPLAGALIYIGQTGDALLGGISLFIMSLGMGSLLIVVGTGVSKLPKADGWMENVKYVFGILMLAAAIYLLDRIISPLTSLILWAMLITISPIAMGTLNTQTNTSKPWQRIFKALGLIILGYGILLWILVARGGGDMLQPLSSWGASNVGAESDHLKFKQIKSISDLEQVLAQAKNNNQIVMLDFYANWCISCKELELFIFSNANIVNKMSNVIALQADVTENNINDKALMKRFNIVGPPAILFFKNGIENRSQRIIGEINAQNFLSHLKKIK encoded by the coding sequence ATGAAACGTTTACTACTATCCTTAATTTTAATATTATCCACATTTTTATTAGCACAAGTAGAAAATGATTTATTGCCAGTAAACAAAGCATTCATCTTTAAAGCTGAAGTAGTTAATAACAAAATATTACTTAATTGGAAAATTAAGAAAAATTATTTTCTTTATAAAGAAAAAATTAAGATTTCTGCTAATTTTTCAGCACAACTAGGCAAAGCTAAGTTTCCAAAAACAAAGATTAGAAATGATGAATTTTTTGGAAAAATTGGGATTTATCGTGATAATACCATAGTGGTTGTGCCTATCCTTAAAGGTAGGGCTAAATCTATTTTATTAACCGTTAACTATCAAGGTTGTTCTGATTTGGGTGTGTGTTACCCTCCTATTACTAAATCAGTTGTACTTGACATTAGTTCAATACATTCGACTTCCTTAGATAATAATTCATTTAATCTCTTATCACAAGTAACTAACAAAATACAATCACTTGTTAAAAGCAGCATACCAACTTCTGATAAGCCTTTGTCTGTAAATAATGCATTTAAGTTTTCAGTGATAGCAATTAATGACAATACACTACTAGCTAAATGGGATATTCATCAAGAATATTATTTATATCATAATAAATTTTTATTTGACATTAAAGGAGCAAAATTTGGCAATATTGTAATCTCAAAAGGTAAAATTAAAAACGACAAGTTTCTTGGTAAAACTGAGGTCCACAAAGATGTATTAGAAATTGAAATTCCACTCACTGATATTAATACTAAATTAATTACTCTTATCATTAAATATCAAGGATGCTGGGAAGGTGGTGTTTGTTTTTCTCCACAAGAAAAAACCGTCAATATTATGTTGCCTTCTCAAACAAACAATCCTAAAATTAATTCTTTATCTGAAAAAAAATCAATATACACACCTAATATTATTCAGATTGAATTGAACAAAACTGATCAAATTACTGCATTATTTCAACAAGAAAACATATTGTTAATATTAACAAGTTTCTTTAGTTTTGGCTTATTGTTATCATTAACTCCTTGCGTATTTCCAATGATTCCAATCCTATCAGGCATTATTGTTGGTCAAAAAGAAAAAGTCAGTACTAAAAAAGCGTTAATTATGTCCATTGTATTTGTATTATCCATGAGCATCGCCTACTCAATCGTGGGTGTATTTGCAGGTTATTTTGGTGAAAATTTACAAGTATTATTCCAAGCTCCTTGGGTTCTGTCTATTTTTAGTGTGATCTTTGTTACTTTAGCATTTTCTATGTTCGGCTATTATGAAATTCAATTACCTACCAGTTTACAAGAAAAAATTACAAAAATTAATAATAACCAAGAAGGAGGGCATCTAATTAGTGTAGCTATTATGGGTTTTTTATCAGCACTTATTATTGGGCCTTGTGTTACACCACCGCTAGCAGGTGCATTAATTTATATTGGACAAACTGGTGATGCATTATTAGGTGGGATATCACTGTTTATAATGAGTTTAGGCATGGGTTCACTACTCATTGTAGTTGGTACAGGCGTAAGCAAGTTACCTAAAGCAGATGGTTGGATGGAAAATGTTAAGTACGTCTTTGGTATTTTAATGTTAGCTGCAGCAATTTATCTACTCGATAGAATTATCTCACCCCTTACTTCACTTATCTTATGGGCAATGCTTATTACAATATCACCAATTGCAATGGGTACATTAAACACACAAACAAATACCTCAAAACCTTGGCAACGTATTTTTAAAGCTTTAGGATTAATTATACTAGGCTATGGTATTTTACTTTGGATATTAGTAGCACGTGGAGGTGGTGATATGTTACAACCACTATCTAGCTGGGGAGCATCAAATGTAGGAGCTGAATCAGACCATTTAAAATTTAAGCAAATTAAATCTATAAGCGACTTAGAACAAGTTTTAGCACAAGCTAAAAACAATAACCAAATTGTTATGTTAGATTTTTATGCTAATTGGTGTATCTCTTGTAAAGAACTTGAACTCTTTATATTTTCCAATGCCAATATAGTCAATAAGATGTCTAACGTTATTGCACTCCAAGCTGATGTGACTGAAAATAATATCAATGATAAAGCCTTAATGAAACGATTCAACATTGTTGGACCCCCTGCTATTTTATTTTTCAAAAATGGTATTGAAAATCGTTCACAAAGAATTATTGGAGAAATCAACGCACAAAACTTTCTTAGTCATCTTAAAAAAATTAAATAA
- the aroQ gene encoding type II 3-dehydroquinate dehydratase codes for MDVLLLNGPNLNLLGSREPDYYGTQTLDDITSNLTKIANNVGLTFEHHQNNSEARLIKYIHNAADNGVQYIIINPAAFTHTSIALRDAILAVGIEFSEVHLSNIYKRENFRKQSYFSDIAQGIISGFGPKGYEFALQAAIQHIQQLERL; via the coding sequence ATGGATGTTCTTTTATTAAACGGACCTAACCTTAATCTGCTTGGCTCTCGTGAACCTGACTATTACGGCACACAAACATTGGATGACATTACCAGTAATCTTACAAAAATAGCAAATAATGTTGGTCTCACATTTGAACACCATCAAAATAATTCAGAAGCAAGGCTGATTAAATATATTCACAATGCTGCCGATAACGGAGTTCAATATATAATTATCAATCCTGCAGCTTTTACACACACATCAATTGCTTTACGTGATGCTATACTTGCTGTAGGTATTGAATTTAGTGAAGTTCACTTATCTAATATATATAAGCGTGAAAATTTTCGCAAACAATCTTATTTTTCAGATATCGCACAAGGAATTATTTCAGGCTTTGGCCCAAAAGGCTATGAATTCGCACTACAAGCTGCAATTCAACATATTCAACAATTAGAGAGGTTGTAA
- the erpA gene encoding iron-sulfur cluster insertion protein ErpA: protein MEIKQVLEKADIIFSDNAATKVSTLIKEEQNNNLYLRVYITGGGCSGFSYGFTFDEKRKEGDSGVTNNGVQLVVDPMSYQYLIGATVDYLEDLQGARFIIHNPNARTTCGCGSSFSV from the coding sequence ATGGAAATAAAACAAGTTTTAGAAAAAGCAGATATCATTTTTAGTGATAATGCAGCTACAAAAGTATCAACACTAATTAAAGAAGAACAAAATAATAACCTGTATTTACGTGTTTACATCACAGGTGGAGGCTGTTCTGGATTTTCCTATGGTTTTACTTTTGATGAAAAACGTAAAGAAGGTGACTCAGGTGTTACAAATAATGGCGTGCAATTAGTGGTTGATCCTATGAGCTATCAATACTTAATTGGCGCAACTGTTGATTACTTGGAAGACTTACAAGGCGCACGTTTTATTATTCACAACCCAAATGCTAGAACTACTTGTGGTTGTGGCTCATCTTTCTCTGTATAA
- the accC gene encoding acetyl-CoA carboxylase biotin carboxylase subunit, with translation MNKINKVLIANRGEIALRILRTCKELGIKTVAVYSTADKDLKHVRLSDEAVCIGPHPSKDSYLNIPALIAAAEVTHADAIHPGYGFLSENADFAQRVEESGFIFIGPRADNIRTMGDKVAAINAMQRSGMPCIPGSNGSLTEDDTQNTKLARDIGFPIIIKASNGGGGRGMRVVEKEADLIESIEVTKTEALNFFGNCKVYIEKFLTKPRHIEIQILADEYGNAIHLGERDCSMQRRHQKVVEEAPAPDITPRLRDRITSACTDACKAISYRGAGTFEFLFENNEFYFIEMNTRIQVEHPVTEMITGIDIVREQIRIADGQILSFKQNEVHIKGHAIECRINAEDPNNFMPSPGKITQYHIAGGLGVRVDSHVYNGYVVPPYYDSMIGKLITFSDTRLSAIIKMQNALDEMVIDGIKTNIALQKRIINDKIFQKGSINIHYLEKMLENSLI, from the coding sequence ATGAACAAAATTAATAAGGTTCTAATCGCTAATCGGGGTGAAATTGCGCTTAGAATTTTAAGAACTTGTAAAGAGCTAGGCATTAAGACTGTCGCTGTTTATTCAACAGCAGATAAAGATCTTAAGCATGTTCGCTTATCTGACGAGGCTGTATGTATTGGTCCGCATCCATCAAAAGACAGCTATTTAAACATCCCAGCACTGATTGCTGCAGCAGAAGTTACTCATGCTGATGCAATTCATCCTGGTTATGGCTTCTTATCTGAAAACGCAGATTTTGCACAACGTGTTGAAGAAAGTGGGTTTATTTTTATCGGACCGCGTGCTGATAATATCCGCACAATGGGCGATAAAGTTGCTGCCATTAATGCCATGCAAAGATCTGGAATGCCTTGTATTCCTGGATCAAATGGAAGTTTGACTGAAGACGACACTCAAAACACCAAACTTGCACGTGATATTGGCTTTCCAATTATAATCAAAGCCTCTAACGGAGGCGGAGGACGTGGTATGCGTGTGGTTGAAAAAGAAGCTGACCTAATTGAATCAATTGAAGTAACCAAAACAGAAGCGCTTAACTTTTTTGGCAACTGCAAAGTATACATAGAGAAATTTTTAACTAAACCTAGACATATTGAAATTCAAATATTAGCTGACGAATACGGTAACGCCATTCATTTAGGTGAACGTGACTGCTCAATGCAAAGACGCCACCAAAAAGTCGTAGAAGAAGCACCAGCACCTGACATCACACCAAGATTACGAGATAGAATTACTAGTGCTTGTACAGATGCTTGTAAAGCCATTAGTTATCGTGGTGCTGGTACATTTGAGTTTTTATTTGAAAATAATGAATTCTATTTTATTGAAATGAATACCCGAATCCAGGTAGAGCATCCTGTTACCGAAATGATTACTGGTATTGACATTGTGCGTGAACAAATACGCATTGCTGACGGGCAAATACTATCATTCAAACAAAATGAAGTGCACATTAAAGGTCATGCTATTGAATGTCGTATTAACGCCGAAGACCCTAATAATTTCATGCCCTCACCAGGAAAGATCACCCAATACCATATAGCTGGGGGATTGGGTGTACGTGTTGACTCTCATGTATATAACGGTTATGTTGTGCCTCCATATTACGACTCTATGATTGGTAAACTAATTACTTTTTCTGATACTAGACTAAGTGCTATTATTAAAATGCAAAATGCACTTGATGAAATGGTAATTGATGGTATTAAAACCAATATTGCCTTACAAAAAAGAATCATAAATGATAAAATCTTTCAAAAGGGTAGTATAAACATCCACTATCTTGAGAAAATGCTGGAAAATTCTTTAATATGA
- the argC gene encoding N-acetyl-gamma-glutamyl-phosphate reductase produces the protein MIKVGIIGSTGYTGLELIRLLHNHPNAKIIALCSRINASKSVIKEFPSLISYIDLDFINPNEKKLFECDIIFFATPHGVAMNSVSKFLNKDIKIIDLGADFRIKNSTEWSKWYGITHTQDDLLKDAVYGLPEVYNSQIKNATLIANPGCYPTAIILALKPLLETNVIDTKSIIADCKSGVSGAGRSANISTLFCEINESLKPYNVNQHRHKPETQQVLTDIAGKEVNFFFTPHLVPMTRGMLASIYVDLTKDVNIQKLFEKHYQNNRFIHILPTNVYPQTKSVKGTNNCHIGIQKSNNKLIIMSVIDNIIKGASGQAIQNMNLMFGLDEGLGLEQIGLLP, from the coding sequence ATGATCAAAGTAGGCATTATTGGTTCTACTGGATACACAGGACTAGAGCTTATACGTCTTCTACACAACCACCCAAATGCAAAGATTATCGCACTATGTTCAAGAATAAATGCTAGTAAATCCGTTATTAAAGAATTTCCTAGTCTAATAAGCTACATTGATCTTGACTTTATCAATCCAAATGAAAAAAAATTATTTGAATGTGACATTATTTTCTTTGCCACCCCACATGGAGTAGCCATGAATAGCGTTAGTAAATTCTTAAACAAAGACATTAAAATAATTGACTTAGGTGCTGATTTTCGCATTAAAAATAGCACTGAATGGAGTAAATGGTATGGCATAACACATACACAAGATGATTTATTAAAAGATGCTGTTTATGGCTTACCTGAAGTTTATAACTCACAAATCAAAAACGCCACCTTAATTGCCAATCCTGGGTGCTATCCAACCGCAATTATTCTAGCGCTCAAGCCTTTGCTTGAAACAAATGTAATTGACACAAAAAGTATTATTGCTGATTGCAAATCAGGTGTTAGCGGCGCAGGAAGAAGTGCTAATATTTCCACACTTTTTTGCGAAATAAACGAATCTTTAAAACCTTATAATGTTAATCAACATCGTCATAAACCTGAAACGCAACAAGTGTTAACCGACATCGCTGGCAAAGAAGTAAATTTTTTCTTTACCCCACATTTAGTACCTATGACTAGAGGTATGCTTGCTAGCATTTACGTTGATTTAACAAAGGATGTCAACATACAAAAATTATTTGAAAAACACTACCAAAACAACAGATTTATTCATATATTACCAACTAATGTTTATCCACAAACAAAATCAGTTAAGGGTACAAATAATTGCCATATTGGTATTCAAAAATCGAATAATAAACTTATCATTATGTCAGTTATTGATAATATCATTAAGGGTGCCTCAGGACAAGCTATACAAAACATGAATCTTATGTTTGGACTTGATGAAGGATTAGGATTGGAACAGATTGGCTTACTACCATAA
- the accB gene encoding acetyl-CoA carboxylase biotin carboxyl carrier protein — protein sequence MDIRKVKKLMELLEQSSMSEIEIVEGEESLRISRYRNSTIAPPVAITTPVVTPIETTGVTPSENNISTTIDGHPITSPMVGTFYSAASPNSDAFVKIGQHVNQGDTICIVEAMKIMNQIEADQSGTVTEILCTDGDAVEFSQTLVIIQ from the coding sequence ATGGACATTCGTAAAGTAAAAAAATTAATGGAATTACTAGAACAATCTAGCATGAGTGAAATTGAAATTGTTGAGGGCGAAGAATCTCTGCGTATCTCACGCTATAGAAATTCTACAATAGCACCTCCAGTAGCAATTACAACTCCAGTAGTTACTCCAATAGAAACTACTGGAGTAACTCCGTCTGAAAATAATATATCCACAACAATAGATGGCCATCCAATTACCTCACCTATGGTTGGTACTTTCTATAGCGCAGCATCACCTAATTCTGATGCTTTTGTTAAAATTGGTCAACATGTCAACCAAGGTGATACAATCTGTATTGTTGAAGCAATGAAAATTATGAACCAAATCGAAGCAGATCAATCTGGAACAGTAACTGAAATATTATGCACAGATGGTGATGCAGTTGAATTCAGTCAAACACTAGTAATCATTCAATGA